A single window of Candidatus Flexicrinis affinis DNA harbors:
- a CDS encoding DegV family protein, translating into MTFLKIKFVTDSVADLPQEIVDKHDIGVVPTFVNYGGQSFADDGKELDREAFYRELPAMASHPTTAAPPPALAEEALQRAAESADHVIAIVTPAKLSTTYNSFRIGGSGLPSNKYTLIDSGQLSLGMGWQVIIGAEVAAQTGNVEATLDAIQRVRQNQALYVALVTMEFLRRGGRVGWAAAGIGALLQIKPILQVHEGEVLAAARVRTFGKAVDHMIDILREQAPIDRLAIIHSNNLDGALEVKERIADILPEETQILRVGPTLGVHIGPGSLGFASVSTSWKA; encoded by the coding sequence ATGACATTCTTGAAGATTAAGTTCGTTACCGACAGCGTTGCCGACTTGCCGCAGGAGATTGTGGACAAACATGATATCGGTGTTGTCCCCACGTTTGTGAACTATGGAGGGCAAAGCTTTGCCGACGACGGCAAGGAACTTGACCGTGAAGCGTTCTATCGCGAGCTTCCGGCAATGGCCTCGCATCCGACCACAGCAGCACCTCCCCCGGCACTTGCCGAAGAAGCCTTGCAGCGCGCAGCTGAGTCTGCTGATCACGTCATTGCGATCGTAACCCCAGCCAAGCTATCGACCACCTATAACTCGTTCCGGATTGGCGGTTCCGGTCTGCCATCCAACAAGTACACGCTGATTGACAGCGGGCAACTCAGCCTCGGCATGGGATGGCAGGTCATTATTGGTGCCGAAGTAGCAGCGCAGACGGGAAACGTAGAGGCGACGCTCGACGCGATCCAACGCGTACGACAGAATCAAGCACTGTACGTCGCGCTGGTCACGATGGAATTCCTCAGGCGCGGGGGCCGTGTAGGCTGGGCTGCCGCCGGGATTGGCGCACTGCTGCAGATCAAACCCATTTTGCAGGTGCACGAGGGAGAAGTACTGGCCGCCGCGCGAGTCCGCACGTTCGGCAAAGCCGTCGACCACATGATAGATATCTTGCGTGAGCAAGCACCCATCGATAGGCTTGCGATAATCCACTCAAACAATCTCGACGGCGCGCTAGAAGTCAAGGAACGTATTGCCGATATCCTGCCCGAAGAGACGCAGATCTTGCGGGTTGGGCCGACGCTCGGCGTTCACATCGGTCCGGGGTCGCTCGGGTTTGCTTCGGTCAGCACATCCTGGAAGGCGTAG
- a CDS encoding DegV family EDD domain-containing protein, whose translation MLDCSIVTDGAAGFAEDSGAGLPLHIVPWRTVDERSSAALSAARSAAYDSPTRRPVPSTIVPPGPEEYYRVFRAAKSEASAVVCITASAALSDSFVNARTAAMSAGPQDITVIDSRTICAGQGLVVMRALKRAQACRTIDQLVRDIRNTTTRVFSIYYVESTETLLHNGIIPAEHSVLSSMLGVRPLLTLDDGHLVTTGKARTRAQIIDQLIEFAQGFSAFESAVIVQPEGVHRSEVTRQLLARWHGEIPGQTPSLSSCTTAMASFLGPHAGGLVILGSRIGEAHDILED comes from the coding sequence ATGCTGGATTGCTCAATCGTCACAGACGGCGCCGCGGGCTTTGCAGAAGATTCTGGCGCGGGTCTGCCGCTGCACATTGTGCCGTGGCGGACGGTCGACGAACGCTCGTCTGCGGCGTTGAGCGCAGCGCGGAGCGCAGCATACGACAGCCCAACTCGCCGGCCGGTTCCATCGACGATCGTGCCGCCCGGCCCGGAAGAGTATTATCGCGTGTTCCGCGCCGCCAAGAGCGAGGCATCCGCCGTCGTCTGCATCACCGCATCCGCGGCGCTATCGGATAGCTTCGTGAATGCCCGCACTGCTGCGATGAGCGCCGGACCGCAAGATATCACCGTGATCGATTCGCGTACGATCTGCGCCGGTCAAGGTCTGGTGGTCATGCGTGCGCTCAAACGAGCTCAAGCGTGTCGCACGATCGACCAGCTTGTGCGCGATATTCGTAACACGACGACCCGCGTGTTCTCGATATACTATGTTGAATCCACCGAGACGCTGCTCCATAATGGCATCATCCCGGCGGAACACAGCGTATTGTCGTCGATGCTGGGCGTTCGGCCGCTGCTCACGCTCGACGATGGACATTTAGTGACGACCGGAAAGGCTCGCACGCGCGCTCAGATCATCGACCAATTGATCGAGTTCGCACAGGGGTTCAGCGCGTTCGAGTCCGCGGTGATCGTTCAGCCCGAAGGCGTGCATCGCTCGGAAGTGACGCGGCAGTTACTGGCCCGTTGGCACGGTGAAATCCCGGGTCAGACACCATCTCTCAGCAGTTGCACTACGGCGATGGCATCGTTTCTTGGGCCACACGCCGGTGGTTTGGTCATTCTAGGTTCGCGTATAGGTGAGGCCCATGACATTCTTGAAGATTAA